One segment of Podarcis muralis chromosome 17, rPodMur119.hap1.1, whole genome shotgun sequence DNA contains the following:
- the DNAJC25 gene encoding dnaJ homolog subfamily C member 25 encodes MAWARPAPGVPEGLPPLLLLLLVWVSALCLFPRPAEALVESLYCGKLVCYDVLGVSRDASKAEVARAYRQLALRYHPDRRPREPDPDGKGAEAAQEKFLLIATAYETLKDEETRKDYDYMLDHPEEYYSHYYHYYSRRLAPKVDVRIVILVTVCAISVFQFFSWWSSYNEAINYLATMPKYRIQAMEIARQQGLLNRAKEKGKNRRSKEEIRKEEEEIIKDVIKNKIDIKGGYQKPQIYDILLFQILLTPFYLCKYIGWYCWWIYCFNIKGQEYGEEEKLYIIRKYMKMSQSQFDTLEDHQKETFLERQLWIRENYELYKQEQEEELKKKMASDPRWKRYRRWMRNEGPGRLTFIDD; translated from the exons ATGGCGTGGGCGCGGCCGGCTCCGGGGGTTCCGGAGGGGCTGCCgccgctcctcctccttctcctcgtgTGGGTCTCCGCCCTGTGCCTTTTCCCCCGGCCGGCGGAGGCCCTGGTGGAAAGTCTCTACTGCGGGAAGCTGGTCTGCTACGACGTGCTGGGCGTGAGCCgggatgccagcaaggctgaagTGGCCCGGGCTTACCGGCAGCTGGCCCTCCGCTACCACCCGGACCGCCGACCGCGGGAGCCCGACCCGGACGGCAAAGGAGCAGAGGCCGCCCAGGAGAAGTTCCTGCTCATCGCCACCGCCTACGAGACCCTCAAG GATGAAGAAACTCGTAAGGATTATGATTATATGTTGGATCATCCTGAGGAGTATTACAGCCATTACTATCACTATTATAGTAGAAGATTGGCACCCAAGGTAGATGTCAGAATCGTGATTCTAGTCACTGTCTGTGCCATCTCTGTTTTTCAG TTCTTCAGCTGGTGGAGTAGCTACAATGAAGCTATCAACTACCTAGCAACCATGCCAAAATATCGTATACAAGCCATGGAGATTGCCAGGCAACAAGGGCTACTAAACAGAGCCAAAGAAAAGGGCAAGAACAGGCGGTCCAAGGAAGAAATccgcaaggaggaggaggaaataatcAAAGatgtaataaaaaacaaaatagataTCAAGGGTGGTTATCAGAAGCCCCAAATATACGACATACTCTTATTCCAAATCCTTTTAACGCCTTTTTATCTGTGCAAGTACATAGGATGGTATTGTTGGTGGATTTATTGTTTCAACATCAAAGGACAAGAgtatggggaagaagagaaattgTATATTATACGCAAGTACATGAAAATGTCACAGTCTCAGTTTGACACTTTGGAAGATCACCAGAAAGAGACTTTTCTTGAACGACAGCTCTGGATAAGAGAGAACTATGAG CTTTACAAACAAGAGCAAGAGGAAGAACTGAAGAAAAAAATGGCATCGGACCCTCGATGGAAAAGATACAGGCGGTGGATGAGAAATGAAGGACCTGGAAGACTGACTTTTATTGATGATTGA